A segment of the Ruegeria sp. AD91A genome:
TCAGAAACCCAAAGCGCTGCCGGATTTGATGGTATCCATTGAAACGAAGGTTTTGAACTTTCGAATATTTCCGTTTTCAAAGAACATCCGGCGGGTGAAATCTTCGTAAACCGCCATGCTTTCGACGACCACGACAACCATGAAATCCACCTCTCCGGTCACATAATAGCATTGCTGGACTTCCGGAGCATTCAGCAAGGTTTTCTTGACGGCATCAATCTCGTCAGGGGTTTCGCTGACCAGTTCAAGTTCGACAAAGATGGTAAGCTGAAGACCAACGGCTGCCGGATCAACAATGGCGACATTGGCGCGGATCACGCCCTCGGCCTCCATCCGGCGGATACGGCGCTGCACAGAGGGTGCAGACAGGTTTACGGCCTCGCCAATCTTGTGCTGCGTGGTTTTGTTGTCTTTCTGCAGGATCCGCAGGATCGCGCGGTCGAACTCGTCTAATTGTGTCATGTGAAAGAAACTTGCATGATATGCATCAAACTAGAGCCCTTTTTTCAGGTCAGTTGCAATAAAATTGTTTCGACCACGTTCACAATGCATCGAAGGGAAAGAGTCGCCGTGACCGCATTGACAGAAAGCCTGCCTGCGTTGCGCCATGAGTTTCATCGCAACCCCGAGCTTGGATTTCAGGAAAACTGGACCAAAGCACGGATTGCCGGGCAACTGCGAAGCTTGGGCATCGAGGTATACGAAGGTGTCGGCGTTGTGGGTGTCTTGAAGTCGGGCAACGGCAACCATGCCATCGGGCTGCGCGCGGATTTCGACGCGCTGCCGATCACCGAGGTCAATACGTTTGCCCACAAGTCGCAGAACGAAGGTGTCATGCATGCCTGTGGACATGATGGCCACACGGTGATGCTGCTTGGGGCCGCCGAATTGCTGGCCAAAGATCCGGCGTTTGAAGGCACGGTTGTCTTCCTGTTTCAGCCCAATGAAGAGCATGGGCTTGGGGCAAGGGCGATGATCGATGAGGGCGTTTTGCGGACCTTCCCGATTCAAGAGGTTTACGGCGCACACAATCTGCCCGGTGAGCCTGTTGGCCGGGTTTCAACCCGTGCCGGAGTGATCTGTTGCAGTGAAAGCCTGTTCGAGATCACGATTACCGGTCAGGGCGGTCATGCCTCGATGCCCCATGTCGGGCGCGAAACGATCACGCCTGCGGCGGAACTGGTATTGGCCCTGCAAACCATAGTTTCACGCAAGCTTGCACCTTCATCCGGCGCGGTTGTGTCAGTAACCGAGTTCATCACCGACGGGCAGCGAAATGTGCTTCCGGGGTACACGGTTCTGAAAGGTGACGCGCGGGCCATGTCACCGGAAGACCGTACGTTGATAGAGCGCAATATGCGCCAGATCGCAGCCGGTGTGGCCGAAAGCCATGGCGTCGAAGTGACTGTGGATTTCCGCACCGAGTTTATCGAGGCAAACAACGATGACGATGCCGCATCGCACGTCATTTCAGCGGCAGCAGCCACGGGCCTTGAAGTGGACGGAGACCGCTCTGCCATGTCTTTTTCGGAAGATTTCGCTGAGTTTGCTGCCGTCGTGCCCGGGTGTTTCCTGCTTATTGGCAACGGGACCGAAGGATCAAATGGTCGTCCGCTGCACTCGGCTGATTACGATTTCAACGACGAACTGCTCCCGCTGGGCGCAAAATTCTGGGCAGAGCTGGTGCGGCAGCGCCTGCCGCTGAACCCCTGACAGGACACATGACCATGACAGAAATCATCGCTCATCAGGCAGGCAGGCCGGGTTTTGGCGCCGCTGCCGAAACCGTATTGACAAAACAGGATTTCGATCGCGCGGCAAAGGAAATCACCCAATGGGAGGGGTATGCGCCCACGCCTCTGCATTCTTTGCCCGCGTTGGCAGCCGAGATTGGCGTCGCGGAGGTCCACTACAAGGATGAAGGTCCCCGGTTTGGGCTTGGCAGTTTCAAGGCATTGGGGGGTGCATTTGCCGCGTTGCGTGTTCTGCAACGTGAAATATCACGCCGGACGGGCCAGGATGTGTCTTTGGAAGATATCCGCACTGGCCGCTGCGCTGATGAAGTTGCAGGGATCACGCTTGTTTCGGCGACCGATGGCAACCACGGTCGATCCCTCGCGTGGGGGTGCAAACGGTTCGGCGCGCCTTGCCGGATCTACATTCACGCCGAAGTCAGTGAAGGCCGCGCGCAGGCCATGCGTGATCTGGGGGCTGACGTCATGCGCATCGATGGTGACTATGACGCCTCGGTCGATCAATGTCGACGGGAAGCGGACGAGAATGGCTGGTTCGTGGTTTCGGACACATCATGGCCAGGTTACACCGACCCGCCGCGCGACGTGATGTCGGGCTACGGCGTCATGGTCAAAGAAGTCGTGAATGCAATGGACACGGCACCGACGCATGTCTTTCTGCAAGGAGGAGTCGGAGGGCTTGCCGCGGCAGTTGCGGCAGCATTGCGTCAGGCCTGGGGTGATGTCTCTCCGCGCGTCGTGGTTGTGGAACCGCATCTGGCCGCGTGTTTGTTCGAAAGCGCAAGGCAGGGGCAAGCCGCGTCTGTAGAAATCGATGAAGAGACCATTATGGCGGGTTTGTCCTGCGGTGTACCGTCTCCGATGGCATGGGAGATTTTGCGCAGTGAAGCCTCGGACTTTCTGACAATCGGCGATGAGCTGATACCGCCAACCGTCCGCCGCCTGGCGCGTCCGCAAGGCGCAGATCCGGTGATCGAAGCCGGAGAGAGCGGCGTTGCCGGATTGGCTGCATTGAATGAAGTGGCAAACAACCAAAAGCTTTTCCGGAAGCTTGGTTTGACGGCGCAGTCTCGTGTTTTGACGATCGGATCCGAAGGTGTGACGGATCCCGATATCTATGCCCTGATCATGAAAGGCGACGTGTAGCTCAGCGCGTTTCTTGCGGTCGCAGATGCCAATCAGCTTAGTCCAAAACCCAGTTGCAATGGGTCCCAAGACGGATGAATCCGACATATTGGCCTGCAACGGAGAAGTTCCATCAAACGACATTTCGATGTCGTAGGAGTTGTATACAGGCCTGCCCCGCATGAGTAGCCGTTGGCTATGATACGCGCGTTAAATGAAAACTGGGCGCTGTTCCTGGGGATGTTCATGCTGATGGTTGCCAACGGTCTGTTGGCGACGTTGCTGACGATCCGGGGGGCCAGCCTGGGCTTTAGTGACTTCACGATTTCCGTCATGCAGGCTAGCTATCCCTTGGGCGCGCTTGCGGGGACGGCGCTTGCCCCAAGGCTGGTCGAAAATGTCGGGCATATTCGGGCATTTTCGGCCCTCGCCTCGCTGGTTTCAATTGCGGCCATTGTGCATCTGCTGACTAGCGACGCGATCAGCTGGAGCGTGATGCGCTTGCTGGGAGGGTTTTGCTATCCAGGGCTTTACGTCATCACCGAAAGCTGGCTGAACGCAAAAAGCGAAAACAGCATGCGTGCTCAGGTTCTGTCGCTGTATTTCATTATTCAGCTTGCCGGCCCAGCCCTCGGAACGGCCATGGTCGGTTTCCCCGACCCCACCGGAAACCTGCTGTTCGGCCTTGTTTCCATCCTGATTTCGCTGTCGATCGTGCCGCTTCTTCTGTCGGGCAACAGGGCGCCGGAATATGCCGCACCGGAACGCATGTCGGTTCCCGTGCTTTACAAGGTTTCGCCCATCGCAGTCATCGGCATCGTTCTGGTCAGCATCGGTGTCGCGGCGTCCTACATCTCGTTGCCGCTTTATGCGTTGCAAAACGGCTTTACGACGGCGCAGGCGTCAGGGGCGCTGGTGGCGGCGTTGATCGCCGGTGCGGTGGTACAATACCCGATCGGCTGGCTGTCTGATCACACGGACAGACGCTATGTGGTCATTGGGCTGGGCGTTATAACGACCCTGTCCAGTCTTTGGATGACCATCGATACATCACCGTCTCATATCGTCTATGGTTTTGTACTGATCGCAATCGGGCTGTACCCTGCGTATTCGATCCTGACGGCGCATGCCAATGATCAACTCAAGCTGTCTCAGATCGTTCCGGCCAGTGGCACGATGGTGCTGCTACTGAATGTCGGCCTGCTGGTGGGAACCATGCTGGGACCGAACTCTATCTCTTTGTTCGGCGGGCGCGGTCTTCAGTTTCTTCTGGCGGCTATCGGTATTGCGGTCGCCCTTTTCGCATTGATCCGGCGTGTTCAGGTGGCCGCGCCCACCGACACCGGCGATGTGCAGGTCGTGGGGATTATCGGCACCGGGCAACCCGGGGTTTTGCAGGCCGAAACCTGGGTTCAGGAAGAAGAAACCAGGGCAGACCCGGACTCATCCCACGGGTTCAAAGCATAGGCTGTTTCATTCGCGTCAAGCGCGACGGAAGTCGTGCCAATGTGGCGGTCAAACGGAGATCGAAGCCGCCTTTGAAGCACCGGACCATTCTGCACCACAGGACCCCGTCAGAAATCCGTCGCTCAACCGAATATCAGGATCAGCACCACGCAGGGCGCGCTCCAGTTCGCCCTGGGGAAGATCGCCGTCGATACGCTTTCGATACAGTTCGCACAGTTGATGGAAGCCGCCAGATTGCGGTGACAGACGCAATGCCGAGATGCCAACCTGTTTCAGCAGGTCGATCTGATGGTCCGTACAGGCATAGCTGTCTGACAGGGTCTGCACCCCGTTCATTGCCATGAACGGCTTGCCGTCACCCGTAAGAACGTCCAACCCATCCGGATCGTCTTCGCAGGCAAACTGGCAATTGTCCTTGCTGCGCCCATGCAATCGCGCGTGGTAACAGCGCCCGGAAATGGCCAGCGGCAACCTGCCATGCCCCCATATTTCGATCGCGACACCCAAGTCCGAGGCAGCTTGCGCAAGCGTTTTGACCGAAGCGACGGGCAGTTCCGGCGGAAGACAAACCCGGCGCGCACCCCGAGCGGCCAACCATTTCAAAGTGCCTTCG
Coding sequences within it:
- a CDS encoding Lrp/AsnC family transcriptional regulator encodes the protein MTQLDEFDRAILRILQKDNKTTQHKIGEAVNLSAPSVQRRIRRMEAEGVIRANVAIVDPAAVGLQLTIFVELELVSETPDEIDAVKKTLLNAPEVQQCYYVTGEVDFMVVVVVESMAVYEDFTRRMFFENGNIRKFKTFVSMDTIKSGSALGF
- a CDS encoding amidohydrolase yields the protein MTALTESLPALRHEFHRNPELGFQENWTKARIAGQLRSLGIEVYEGVGVVGVLKSGNGNHAIGLRADFDALPITEVNTFAHKSQNEGVMHACGHDGHTVMLLGAAELLAKDPAFEGTVVFLFQPNEEHGLGARAMIDEGVLRTFPIQEVYGAHNLPGEPVGRVSTRAGVICCSESLFEITITGQGGHASMPHVGRETITPAAELVLALQTIVSRKLAPSSGAVVSVTEFITDGQRNVLPGYTVLKGDARAMSPEDRTLIERNMRQIAAGVAESHGVEVTVDFRTEFIEANNDDDAASHVISAAAATGLEVDGDRSAMSFSEDFAEFAAVVPGCFLLIGNGTEGSNGRPLHSADYDFNDELLPLGAKFWAELVRQRLPLNP
- a CDS encoding diaminopropionate ammonia-lyase, with the protein product MTEIIAHQAGRPGFGAAAETVLTKQDFDRAAKEITQWEGYAPTPLHSLPALAAEIGVAEVHYKDEGPRFGLGSFKALGGAFAALRVLQREISRRTGQDVSLEDIRTGRCADEVAGITLVSATDGNHGRSLAWGCKRFGAPCRIYIHAEVSEGRAQAMRDLGADVMRIDGDYDASVDQCRREADENGWFVVSDTSWPGYTDPPRDVMSGYGVMVKEVVNAMDTAPTHVFLQGGVGGLAAAVAAALRQAWGDVSPRVVVVEPHLAACLFESARQGQAASVEIDEETIMAGLSCGVPSPMAWEILRSEASDFLTIGDELIPPTVRRLARPQGADPVIEAGESGVAGLAALNEVANNQKLFRKLGLTAQSRVLTIGSEGVTDPDIYALIMKGDV
- a CDS encoding MFS transporter: MIRALNENWALFLGMFMLMVANGLLATLLTIRGASLGFSDFTISVMQASYPLGALAGTALAPRLVENVGHIRAFSALASLVSIAAIVHLLTSDAISWSVMRLLGGFCYPGLYVITESWLNAKSENSMRAQVLSLYFIIQLAGPALGTAMVGFPDPTGNLLFGLVSILISLSIVPLLLSGNRAPEYAAPERMSVPVLYKVSPIAVIGIVLVSIGVAASYISLPLYALQNGFTTAQASGALVAALIAGAVVQYPIGWLSDHTDRRYVVIGLGVITTLSSLWMTIDTSPSHIVYGFVLIAIGLYPAYSILTAHANDQLKLSQIVPASGTMVLLLNVGLLVGTMLGPNSISLFGGRGLQFLLAAIGIAVALFALIRRVQVAAPTDTGDVQVVGIIGTGQPGVLQAETWVQEEETRADPDSSHGFKA
- a CDS encoding U32 family peptidase is translated as MELTVGPNQFFWPAETWAAFYDDLARSPVDRVVLGELVCSKRLPFYQDRIPEAISRLVEAGKEVALTSLALVTLKRERKLTAELKEMGVMVEINDLTALAHLPGTCTFTVGPLVNVYNEGTLKWLAARGARRVCLPPELPVASVKTLAQAASDLGVAIEIWGHGRLPLAISGRCYHARLHGRSKDNCQFACEDDPDGLDVLTGDGKPFMAMNGVQTLSDSYACTDHQIDLLKQVGISALRLSPQSGGFHQLCELYRKRIDGDLPQGELERALRGADPDIRLSDGFLTGSCGAEWSGASKAASISV